The sequence GCCCAGCCGGCGCAAGCCCAGCGAGTTCGGCATCCGGCTGCGGGAGAAGCAGAAGCTGCGCCGCATCTACGGCGTGCTGGAGACGCAGTTCAAGAACTACTTCCAGCAGGCGGCCCGGGCCAAGGGGGTTACGGGCACTCGGCTGCTCCAGCTGCTGGAGACGCGGCTGGACAACGTGGTCTACCGCCTGGGCGTGGCCGCCTCCCGCAAGGAGGCGCGCCAGCTGGTCGCCCACGGGCACATCGCCGTGAACGGCCGGAAGGTGACGATCCCCTCCTACCAGGTCCGCCCCGGCGAGGTGGTGGGGCTGACCCCCTCCGGGCGGGAGCACCCGCGCATCAAGGAGCTGACCGCCGCCCTCA comes from Armatimonadota bacterium and encodes:
- the rpsD gene encoding 30S ribosomal protein S4, with protein sequence MGRYTGSVCRLCRREGMKLYLKGEKCYTEKCPVHKRPTPPGMHGPSRRKPSEFGIRLREKQKLRRIYGVLETQFKNYFQQAARAKGVTGTRLLQLLETRLDNVVYRLGVAASRKEARQLVAHGHIAVNGRKVTIPSYQVRPGEVVGLTPSGREHPRIKELTAALTRPVPSWLEWHPERLEGRVLALPAREEIDVPVQEQLIVEYYSR